In the genome of Longimicrobium sp., the window CCGATTCGGGCCTCCTGCTCCGGCGAGGCGGCGCGCGCGAGCAGCAGCCTGGGCCCGGTGGACCCCGGGGGACGCACGATGACCCAGCGCTTTCCCTCGCCGAGCGCCGTGTCCTCCACCAGGTCGAACCCGAGCACGGCGGTGAAGAACTCAATCGCCTCGTCGTAGTCGCGCACGACGAAGGTCGCCGCGCCGATGGTCTGCCTCATCGCGGGGGGCTACGGAACCAGCTGCGGCCCGCGCCTGCGCGGCGGCTTGGTCCCCGCGTCAGGCGGATAGGCGACGCCGGTCAGGAACAGCCCCTCGGGGGGCGCGGGGGACGACGTTTCCAGCCCCGGCTCGTTTGCCAGCAGGGCATCCATCACCTCCGGCGGGCGCTGCCCCAGGCCGATATCCACCAGCGTGCCCGTCAGGTA includes:
- a CDS encoding VOC family protein, with the protein product MRQTIGAATFVVRDYDEAIEFFTAVLGFDLVEDTALGEGKRWVIVRPPGSTGPRLLLARAASPEQEARIGDQTGGRVAWFLHTDDFWRDHRAFTERGVRFMEQPREESYGIVAVFQDLYGNLWDLLEPRREPT